From a single Actinomyces viscosus genomic region:
- a CDS encoding GNAT family N-acetyltransferase — protein sequence MDSSTPASPSSSASPDGSFPGADPLNGLGPDLDARAPHQHAHGGAQGPAGFVRPARVEDLEAIGEVQAATMLASLQAGHAAEHDSPLPEGVRAMIAAPVIAAGWEAAVVEPPSPRHHVLVATTAGGGAEDRAVVGLLGLAPTQSMDAKGQVDEAGVRAVEVTALGVEPASQRRGHGSRLLAAAVDLARQDGARALVAWAVRGDESVGRLLASVGMAPTGAHRVLGVGEGITEDCWAASL from the coding sequence ATGGACTCCTCGACCCCCGCAAGCCCCTCGTCTTCCGCAAGCCCGGACGGCTCCTTCCCGGGCGCCGACCCGCTGAACGGGCTCGGCCCGGACCTGGACGCGCGCGCACCGCACCAGCACGCCCATGGCGGCGCCCAGGGCCCGGCGGGCTTCGTGCGCCCGGCCCGGGTGGAGGACCTGGAGGCGATCGGCGAGGTCCAGGCCGCCACGATGCTCGCCTCCCTTCAGGCCGGGCACGCCGCCGAGCACGACTCCCCCCTGCCCGAGGGCGTGCGGGCCATGATCGCCGCTCCGGTCATCGCGGCCGGCTGGGAGGCGGCCGTGGTCGAGCCGCCCTCGCCCCGGCACCACGTCCTGGTGGCGACCACCGCCGGGGGCGGCGCCGAGGACCGGGCGGTGGTGGGCCTGCTGGGCCTGGCCCCCACGCAGTCCATGGACGCCAAGGGCCAGGTGGATGAGGCCGGCGTCCGGGCCGTGGAGGTCACGGCCCTGGGCGTGGAGCCCGCCAGCCAGCGCCGAGGTCACGGGTCCAGACTCCTGGCCGCCGCCGTGGACCTGGCCCGCCAGGACGGCGCCAGGGCGCTGGTGGCCTGGGCCGTGCGCGGAGATGAGTCGGTTGGCCGGCTCCTGGCCTCCGTCGGCATGGCGCCCACCGGGGCGCACCGGGTGCTCGGCGTCGGCGAGGGCATCACCGAGGACTGCTGGGCGGCCTCACTGTAG
- the dapB gene encoding 4-hydroxy-tetrahydrodipicolinate reductase gives MTIRVAVVGAAGRMGSTVCQAVQDAEGLELVARLDVGDPLDAEHLAGADVAVDFTVPSVTEANVHALIDAGVDVVVGTTGWNQESYERVSEHLARPEAAGRSVLIAPNFALSAVLAMSLAAKAAPYFESAEVIELHHPNKVDAPSGTAVATAQGIAAARVEAGLGAMPDATQTDPDGARGAVVDGVHVHAVRLRGLTAHEEVVLGNPGEQLTIRTDSFDRASFMPGVVLAVRQVSSRPGLTIGLDALLDL, from the coding sequence ATGACGATTCGCGTAGCTGTTGTGGGCGCCGCCGGGCGCATGGGATCGACCGTCTGCCAGGCGGTCCAGGACGCCGAGGGCCTCGAGCTCGTGGCCCGCCTTGACGTAGGGGACCCCCTCGACGCCGAGCACCTGGCCGGCGCCGACGTCGCCGTCGACTTCACCGTCCCCAGCGTCACCGAGGCCAATGTCCACGCCCTGATTGACGCCGGGGTGGACGTCGTCGTCGGCACCACCGGCTGGAACCAGGAGTCCTACGAGCGCGTCAGCGAGCACCTGGCCCGGCCCGAGGCCGCCGGCCGCAGCGTCCTCATCGCCCCGAACTTCGCCCTGTCCGCGGTGCTCGCTATGAGCCTGGCCGCCAAGGCCGCCCCCTACTTCGAGTCCGCCGAGGTCATCGAGCTCCACCACCCGAACAAGGTCGACGCCCCCTCGGGCACCGCGGTCGCCACCGCCCAGGGCATCGCCGCCGCCCGCGTAGAGGCGGGCCTGGGTGCCATGCCGGACGCCACCCAGACCGACCCGGACGGTGCCCGCGGCGCCGTCGTCGACGGCGTCCACGTCCACGCCGTGCGCCTGCGGGGGCTGACCGCCCACGAGGAGGTCGTGCTCGGCAACCCCGGTGAGCAGCTGACCATCCGCACCGACTCCTTCGACCGGGCCTCCTTCATGCCCGGGGTGGTCCTCGCCGTCCGGCAGGTCTCCAGCCGTCCCGGCCTGACCATCGGCCTGGACGCCCTGCTCGATCTCTAA